Proteins encoded within one genomic window of Pigmentiphaga sp. H8:
- a CDS encoding collagen-like triple helix repeat-containing protein, with the protein MLAPVTGLLGGVTGGDGGVLAPVTNLLNGATGGEGGVLAPVTGLLGGLTGGGTGGEGGLLQPILSGNLEGLLGGSNGLLAPITSGLLGGIGSDAQPILHPSLANTGNAVDNLLPLNAKETLGNVGTALDPVVSPVAGLVSGTTQTVGAATGLGEPVNGLLTSLGGSLSGVGTNLGGNVPAVGTGLGGLVNGLGQTVSSVGGLVHATPENTNPVGNVLTNLTGAVNSLTAGVGQGTGLGGGTGGGEGNGGLLNPVTGLLGGLLGGLGKH; encoded by the coding sequence GTGCTGGCCCCGGTCACCGGCCTGCTCGGCGGCGTCACGGGTGGTGACGGCGGCGTCCTGGCCCCGGTCACCAACCTGCTGAACGGCGCCACCGGCGGCGAAGGCGGCGTGCTGGCCCCGGTCACCGGCCTGCTCGGCGGCCTGACCGGCGGCGGCACGGGCGGTGAAGGCGGCCTCCTGCAACCCATCCTGTCCGGCAACCTCGAAGGCCTGCTGGGCGGCAGCAACGGCCTCCTCGCCCCGATCACCAGCGGCCTGCTGGGCGGCATCGGCAGCGACGCCCAGCCCATCCTCCATCCCTCGCTGGCCAACACGGGCAATGCGGTCGACAACCTCCTGCCGCTCAACGCCAAGGAAACCCTGGGCAACGTCGGCACGGCTCTCGATCCGGTCGTCTCCCCGGTTGCGGGCCTGGTGTCCGGCACGACGCAGACGGTGGGCGCGGCCACCGGCCTGGGCGAACCGGTCAACGGCCTCCTGACCTCGCTGGGCGGCAGCCTGAGCGGCGTCGGCACCAACCTGGGCGGCAACGTTCCCGCCGTCGGCACGGGCCTGGGCGGTCTGGTGAACGGCCTGGGCCAGACGGTCTCCAGCGTGGGCGGCCTGGTGCATGCCACGCCCGAGAACACCAACCCGGTCGGCAACGTGCTGACCAACCTGACCGGCGCCGTGAACAGCCTGACGGCTGGTGTCGGCCAGGGCACCGGCCTGGGCGGCGGCACGGGAGGTGGCGAAGGCAACGGCGGCCTGCTGAACCCGGTCACCGGGCTATTGGGCGGATTGCTGGGCGGGTTGGGCAAGCATTGA
- a CDS encoding collagen-like triple helix repeat-containing protein: MVLAFSTLAGCSGSGAITSGLGGGSDPTNPSNPNNPGDPNNPNNPNNPGNPGDPGNPGDPGNPGNPGDPGNPGDPGGTPVTGVLAPTLGNVGQAVDNVVDTGLTGTLHNVGTKLDGVVAPVGGTVTGLTQQVGAATGLGAPVDNLLTSVGGSVKDLGQSLDDTGLPVKLGLGGAVAGLGDTVASAGGLLNASEDNPNPLGNVLSNLSGTVSTLTGTLASDDGLLSPVSQLLNGLGEGGTVQNPVLQPALANTGNAVDNLVDLKLGQTLGQVGAGLDPAVSPIVGTATQLTQQVGDKTGLGAPVNDLLVSVGGAVSNLGDSLGGKLPVAGTGVSGLVSGLGATVASAGGVLHASDANKNPVGNVLTNLTGSVDSLTAGLGLSVEGGLVDKAGSAASPSAAGANGGLLSPVTGLLGGVTGGDGGVLAPVTNLLNGATGGEGGVLAPVTGLLGGVTGGEGGVLAPVTNLLNGATGGEGGVLAPVTGLLGGVTVAKAASWLRSPTC; the protein is encoded by the coding sequence TTGGTACTCGCATTCTCGACATTGGCCGGTTGCTCCGGATCCGGTGCGATCACCTCCGGGTTGGGAGGAGGCTCCGACCCCACCAATCCCAGCAACCCCAACAATCCGGGTGATCCGAACAACCCCAATAATCCGAACAATCCCGGCAACCCGGGGGATCCGGGCAACCCGGGAGATCCGGGTAATCCTGGCAACCCGGGCGACCCCGGCAATCCGGGCGACCCCGGCGGCACCCCCGTTACCGGCGTCCTGGCTCCCACGCTGGGCAACGTCGGCCAGGCGGTCGACAACGTGGTGGACACCGGACTGACCGGCACGCTGCACAACGTCGGCACCAAGCTCGACGGCGTGGTCGCTCCCGTGGGCGGCACGGTAACGGGCCTTACGCAGCAAGTAGGCGCCGCGACCGGCCTGGGTGCTCCCGTGGACAACCTGCTGACCTCGGTCGGCGGCTCGGTGAAGGATCTCGGCCAATCGCTGGACGACACCGGCCTGCCCGTCAAGCTGGGGCTTGGCGGCGCGGTCGCGGGCCTGGGCGATACCGTCGCCAGCGCCGGCGGCCTGTTGAACGCGTCCGAAGACAATCCCAATCCGCTGGGCAACGTGCTCAGCAACCTGAGCGGCACGGTCTCCACCCTGACCGGCACGCTGGCCTCTGACGATGGCCTGCTGAGCCCCGTCTCGCAACTGCTGAACGGCTTGGGCGAAGGTGGCACGGTCCAGAACCCCGTGCTGCAGCCGGCGCTGGCCAACACGGGCAACGCCGTGGACAATCTCGTCGACCTCAAGCTCGGCCAGACGCTGGGCCAGGTGGGCGCGGGCCTGGATCCGGCGGTCAGCCCCATCGTGGGCACGGCCACACAGCTCACCCAGCAGGTGGGCGACAAGACCGGCCTGGGCGCGCCGGTGAACGATCTCCTCGTCTCGGTGGGCGGCGCCGTCTCCAACCTGGGCGACAGCCTGGGCGGCAAGCTTCCCGTTGCCGGCACCGGCGTCAGCGGCCTGGTCTCCGGGCTGGGCGCGACGGTCGCCAGCGCGGGCGGCGTGCTGCATGCGTCCGATGCCAACAAGAATCCGGTCGGCAACGTGTTGACCAACCTGACCGGTTCGGTGGACAGCCTGACGGCCGGGCTCGGCCTGAGCGTCGAAGGCGGACTGGTCGACAAGGCAGGCAGCGCCGCGTCGCCCTCGGCCGCTGGCGCCAACGGCGGCCTGCTGTCCCCGGTCACCGGCCTGCTCGGTGGTGTCACGGGTGGTGACGGCGGCGTCCTGGCCCCGGTCACCAATCTGCTGAACGGCGCCACTGGCGGCGAAGGCGGCGTGCTGGCCCCCGTTACCGGCCTGCTCGGCGGCGTCACGGGCGGCGAAGGCGGCGTACTGGCTCCGGTCACCAACCTGCTGAACGGCGCCACTGGCGGCGAAGGCGGCGTGCTGGCCCCGGTCACCGGCCTGCTCGGCGGCGTCACGGTGGCGAAGGCGGCATCCTGGCTCCGGTCACCAACCTGCTGA
- a CDS encoding ShlB/FhaC/HecB family hemolysin secretion/activation protein has protein sequence MSVPVPAQNEAIQALLAHRLVPKQFDVSGVTALDFQKVIDLLEPLAGKEITVAELIQRTDAITQLYRDAGYALSFALIQSQDFRDGLVKVTVVEGYVGNTRIEGDAGNAAAKIRDYAARIEAERPLTRATLERYLNLMTTVAGATIKPELALPKRADGSTELVVNVGYKAFRLDTGIGNLGTGVHAMLTATANSLTPLAEQIQVTTAVPRGSDHLEYYAANVAVPVGSDGMTVRAEAYSYAANPENDSLNAQNIDRRVRNQRAGLSVSYPFLLANRESLTGTAGFYASRNNDTYSSRITGNQVTLSNHLRVLRGELTYAQATDRQSRRITAAVYKGVDGLGAEQSANSSYDLGFARYTLMANQNFALPHQFGLALAALGQYSSDSLPTSEQVTFGGQRFGRGYPAGELGGDKGYGASIELNRRFSVGLPYLQSITPYVLADYARVSLNNKNFTLATDTLTSLALGLRVTDQRRYAFDLNLAKPVGDKPVNSNGRPLRVNANYSLRFD, from the coding sequence GTGTCCGTCCCGGTACCGGCGCAGAACGAAGCGATCCAGGCCCTGCTGGCGCATAGGCTGGTGCCGAAGCAGTTCGACGTCTCCGGCGTCACGGCGCTCGACTTCCAGAAGGTGATCGACCTGCTGGAGCCGCTGGCGGGCAAGGAAATCACCGTTGCGGAACTGATCCAGCGCACCGATGCCATCACCCAGCTCTATCGCGATGCCGGCTATGCGCTGTCCTTTGCCTTGATCCAGTCGCAGGACTTTCGCGACGGGCTGGTCAAGGTGACCGTGGTCGAAGGCTATGTGGGCAACACGCGGATCGAAGGCGATGCCGGCAACGCCGCAGCCAAGATCCGCGACTATGCCGCGCGCATCGAGGCCGAACGGCCGCTGACCCGGGCCACGCTGGAGCGCTACCTGAACCTGATGACCACGGTGGCCGGCGCCACGATCAAGCCCGAGCTCGCACTGCCCAAGCGCGCCGACGGCTCCACGGAATTGGTCGTGAACGTGGGCTACAAGGCCTTCCGCCTGGACACCGGCATCGGCAACCTGGGCACCGGCGTCCATGCCATGCTGACCGCGACGGCCAACAGCCTGACGCCGCTGGCCGAACAGATCCAGGTCACCACGGCGGTGCCGCGCGGCAGCGATCACCTGGAGTACTACGCGGCCAACGTCGCCGTGCCGGTAGGCAGCGACGGCATGACAGTGCGGGCGGAGGCCTACAGTTACGCCGCCAATCCCGAGAACGACAGCCTGAACGCGCAGAACATCGACCGCCGGGTCCGCAACCAGCGGGCCGGGCTCAGCGTAAGCTATCCCTTCCTGCTGGCCAACCGGGAATCGCTGACGGGCACCGCAGGCTTCTACGCCTCGCGCAACAACGACACGTACAGCAGCCGCATCACCGGCAATCAGGTCACGCTCAGCAACCACCTGCGCGTGCTGCGCGGCGAGCTGACCTACGCCCAGGCCACCGACAGGCAATCGCGGCGCATCACCGCCGCGGTCTACAAGGGCGTGGACGGACTGGGCGCGGAGCAGAGCGCGAACAGCAGCTACGACCTGGGCTTCGCGCGCTATACGCTGATGGCCAACCAGAACTTCGCGCTGCCCCATCAGTTCGGACTGGCGCTGGCCGCGCTGGGCCAGTACAGCTCCGATTCCCTGCCCACGTCCGAGCAGGTCACGTTCGGCGGCCAGCGCTTCGGGCGCGGCTATCCCGCCGGCGAGTTGGGCGGGGACAAGGGCTACGGCGCGTCGATCGAACTGAACCGGCGCTTCAGCGTGGGCCTGCCCTACCTGCAAAGCATCACGCCCTACGTGCTGGCCGACTACGCCCGCGTCAGCCTGAACAACAAGAACTTCACACTGGCCACGGATACGCTGACCTCGCTGGCCCTGGGCCTGCGCGTGACCGACCAGCGCCGCTACGCCTTCGACCTGAACCTGGCCAAACCCGTCGGCGACAAGCCGGTCAACAGCAACGGCCGGCCACTGCGCGTGAACGCCAACTACTCGCTGCGGTTCGACTGA
- a CDS encoding Flp family type IVb pilin gives MNQVMKFLKEDDGATAIEYGLIAGLIAVVIIGVLTQLGTGLQEMFGKVVAKLPTTPAEE, from the coding sequence ATGAACCAAGTGATGAAATTCCTGAAAGAAGACGACGGCGCCACCGCTATCGAATATGGCCTGATCGCGGGCCTGATCGCCGTCGTGATCATCGGCGTTCTGACCCAGCTCGGTACCGGGCTCCAGGAAATGTTTGGAAAAGTGGTCGCGAAGCTGCCGACCACTCCCGCTGAAGAGTGA
- a CDS encoding MHYT domain-containing protein, which yields MQPGDILPLRFDASLVALSFVISALGAYVALLAASRIRTLDSGVHVGYVIVAGIALGGVGIWSMHFIGMLAQLIPLGVAYGLWLNLLSLFVAVAFAGAALWYVGSARFSLDRCLTAGVLAGFGVAGMHYIGMGSMRMDAFFDWSIALVLLSVAIAMAAATAAIWLAFNLTSELQRVIAAVVMALAVCGMHYTGVAAGTIICSTPRTFSGWQLDGSVLPYAVFLISAVTLVVMRIELHRSSEEVRTNAAQRVDHVIYSRQRPENRK from the coding sequence ATGCAGCCTGGAGATATTCTCCCTCTACGTTTTGACGCTAGCTTGGTCGCGCTGTCCTTTGTGATTTCCGCATTGGGCGCGTATGTGGCGTTATTGGCCGCCAGCCGTATCCGGACGCTGGATAGTGGCGTGCACGTGGGGTATGTCATCGTGGCGGGTATCGCGCTCGGTGGCGTGGGTATATGGAGCATGCATTTCATCGGCATGCTCGCCCAGCTCATTCCGCTGGGCGTGGCCTACGGGCTCTGGCTCAATCTGCTCAGCCTGTTCGTTGCCGTGGCATTCGCCGGCGCCGCGCTCTGGTACGTGGGCAGCGCCCGGTTCTCCCTCGACCGCTGCCTGACGGCGGGCGTGCTGGCGGGTTTCGGCGTGGCCGGCATGCACTATATCGGCATGGGCTCCATGCGCATGGATGCCTTCTTCGACTGGAGCATCGCCCTGGTGCTGCTCTCGGTGGCGATCGCCATGGCCGCCGCCACCGCGGCCATCTGGCTGGCGTTCAACCTGACCAGCGAGCTGCAGCGCGTCATCGCCGCCGTGGTCATGGCGCTGGCCGTTTGCGGGATGCATTACACCGGCGTGGCCGCCGGCACCATCATCTGTTCGACCCCGCGTACCTTCTCCGGGTGGCAACTGGACGGCAGCGTGCTGCCTTATGCGGTGTTCCTGATTTCAGCCGTGACGCTGGTCGTCATGCGCATCGAGTTGCACCGCAGTTCCGAGGAAGTGCGGACCAACGCCGCGCAGCGGGTCGACCACGTCATTTACTCGCGCCAACGCCCGGAAAATCGCAAATGA